TGCTGCTGCTCTCTGCTTTTGCTCTTGGTCCTTGTGCTTCCTGATGTCATTTGGATGCCTTGGTGCCCTGAGGTCCTGTGGCTTCaaagcagaagaaggagaaaagggccAGCCAGCTCTCCTCTCCCACTTGTGCCTTACAGTAGGATGGACCCCGGGACCCCTAGACTGATTTCCCTTTTGTCTTCTTGGCAAGACTGGGAGATACAGTCAATCCCCTGCGTCCAGGTCCTAAGATGAGAGGCAGCTGGGCCACCCTGGATGGGGTGCTCCCAATGGTGGGAGCAATTCTGTCTGTGGGTGTCTCTGGAAATCTTATCTATGGAAGGGAGGACAGAAGGGGGACAAAGCTTGCTAAAGAAATAATAACCGTGTGttatcagataaaaggcttgTGTCCAATATCTATATGGAACTTGTCAAatgcaacacccaaagaacaaacaatccaatcaagaaatgggcagaagacatgaacagacatttctccaaagaagacacccagtTGGCCAACAggcatgctcaacatcacttggcatcagggaaatacaagtcaaaaccacaatgagataccacctcacaccagtcagaacggccaacacgaacaagtcaggaaatgaacgAGACACTCGTGTTCCTGTCCTGACTCTAGCAGTACTGTGAGAACTAGGACTAACCTACGTTCAGGTGATGGTTTCTTCCACTTCCTTGTCCAATGATCGTCTTCTTGTGCCCCCACAGGACGACAGGACCCTGACTCGGCTTGGGAGTGAGCTGGAGGGAGGTGAGTAACGTAACTTAACTAGCAGCTGGCAGAAGCCAGTACACAGACAGACACATCGGGTAAGGTCCATTTTGGCATTTGTCGCCATCCCAGAGGGAagccccagagacctggcccctCACTGCTTCCTGCTGCCTCCGCTGGCTCACATTTGACCCCACGATTTGTTCTCCCTTCCCCAGGGGTGAAGCGACAGCTGCTAACTGCGACGTGGATGCAAGCTGTAGGGAAAACGCTCAGATCCCACTGCTGACACCATGACCTCAGAAGCCAGAGAGCTCTTCCCAGGTAGTCACCTTCCAGGTGTCTGGATGATTCTTGGAATTGCGGGGATGCCTCCAGCTGAGTTCACCTAGAGAGTAATCGGTCCCTTGAACAGCTTCCTTGAGCCCCCAAGAGAGGTCAAGGGGAGTCCCCAACCCAGAAGTCTGTAGGGACACCTCCCTCTTGTCTTCTCAGGGTCATGGCTGAGGTGCTTATTTCCTTCCTACCCCCGCTGCCCATCAAATCCATCAATGACCCAGAAGTGAGGCCAGGACAGAACACAGGATGGCAGGGGACAgtagagcagagaggaaggaaaaaagggatcCTGAGACAGGGTGGATGGAGGAGATAGACCAGCAACTTAGAGCTTGCTCCTGCTGTCTTGCCCTGTCCAAGCCTCTAGCATGGCTCAGGATGACTGTGGGGCCTTACAAGAGAGGCCATTTCCTCCCGCTCTCACCCTGCTGCCAGGCTGAGTGCTCTGTGAGGGTCAGTGGGCCACAACCTGGACCCCAGTCTGGTCTTTGCCACCTCCCAGCTGTGTGGTCTGGAGTGCCTCACCTAACCTTACCTGTGAAATGAGAGTATTTCCTTATGTGGTTACGAGGATCAAATAgaatgtgtttatgtgtttggGCCAGGGCCTGCTACACAGTGTGTCCTCCCTAAGTATTGTTGCTGTCCCCTGTCCCCGGAACCTGTTATTTCCAGGTAAAACCTCGCCTCCCCTAACATCCCCAGCCTCCCACGGCTATGTTAGGGCGCTTGTCCTGTCCTGTGCCGTAGCTGTAAGCCCCTGCTTCTCAGATACGAAAGCGGGGCAGAACTGATTCTGTTGATTCAGTACCCCTGCCTAGGCCGACTGTCAGCTatttccctgcccacccccacctcgAGTCCAGGAAAGCATGGTTTTGTGCTGTGGTTTCCCTCCAGCTAAGCCCTGGTTCCTCTCTCCCAttgtgaagaaggaaaaagagaaaacaaaaagtctttcatttttttctttcatctagaGAGTGAAAGTTTTCTCAAGGAAGTCATTAAGACCCTCCAGAACTCAGTGGTCAGAGAGATGCTGCACGTCCTGCTGACTGACGATGAAGACTGGGAGAGATTCTTGGCTGAGGCCACTTTGTCCAGGTAACGGCCCCCCTACACAGATGCCCCCGGATGGTCACTCAGGTCTCTGCGGGACAGTGTCCTGGGGTTGGGGTTGAGTATGTTCCTTGTTAACAATCCATGAGGGATATGTCTTCCGTGACAATCACTGGCAGTGAATGGCCTCGGATTGAGGAGAGGCAAAACCTGCAGAGGGCAGGTCATGTGACCTTGGGCTTTAACCTAAAGCTGACCCTTCTCTGCCTTGATGGTTCATCTGTTCAATTTTATCATGAGGAAATGAAGATAATGTGCGTAACGTCCCTAGCATAGTGATGATACATAGTTGGTACCCCATTAAGGTTAAGACTTTAGAAGATTCCCAAGAAGTGACAGGGCCTAAGAGTCTTCTTCCCGGAGATGAGGGCCAAGCACGACTCCCTCTGGGACCAGTCACAAGAATGCTGATGCCTCAGTCTGTGGCCCTGGGGAATTGGAACAGAGCCTTCCTTCCCCATCTGAGCAGTTTCAGGGACTTGCAGGATCCTGCAGGCCCATGAGTTGGAGAGGCTGGAGTGGAATTGGACTGAGCTGGTTGGatcctgactctctctctgcccagccctGGAGCTCTCTGGGTCTGTGTGTCTGGGAGTGTCAGATTGGGCATTTTTCCATGGAAACAGTAATTCAAACTGAAAGGATTGTGGCCAGGGCCTTTGTGTGAATTGCAAGGAGAAAGTTGAAGAACCAAGTGGAGTCATCCTGTCCAAGGTCCCAGGAGGCTTGGACCAGGGCCAGAGATGAGAATCAGGATGGACAAGGGGGCGTCTAGGTTGGAGGACTGGGTAGGCTTGGGCAGCAGACCTGGGACTGAGTGAAGCTCTAGGGCACAAACTTGAGGAGACCAGGGACCTAGCAGAGGTCCTGTGACTGGGGCAGGGgacatttcttctcttccttctttgatCTCCTCACCACCGGGCATATGGGGCCATAAGGGGTGTTTCTTCCATACCTTGCCTGGGATCTGGGGGGTCTTGACTACTATTTGGAAGCCCCTTTCGTCTACACAGAGCAGCTCCAGAGCAATACGAGGCAGTGTGACTTTGTGACAAGTTCCAGCTCCTCAGAGGGCAGCTGCCAATTGTCTACCTTTGAGGGATGCTGAGCCTCAGAGGTCCCCACCAAAGAGGAAAGTACTTCCTCTGCTAGCTGCCAGAATGCAGGTCATTTTTCTGTGTGATTCATATACAAGGTTCGCGAAGTGTCCTGCATCTTTAAGAGATGTCTTAATCTTGCACATGGCCGTGGTGTACCAGCGAAGGTGTGATTTAGGCTGGTGACACCTGTGAGGTAATGCAGGGGGGTGGGTGTGCTGGGTGGTGGTTTGGGAGTCGGTGACATGAGCTGGAAAGTCTGAAGGGAACCAGGGTAGTGGGTGTCGTGGCTCTCAGTCAGTTGGGGCAGTGGCTGGGCTCCATCAGAGGACAGCAGGCTTGGGGGAGACAGCAGCTACCAAGCAAAAGGGTCAGTAAGGTCCTTTCTAGCTCtgaagtcttttattttcttttaaattccaattaCCCATAGTTAGCCATACTGCAAAGTCTGAGGCACAGTCCCTACGACTGACTTTACTTTTGGCACCAGCTGCAAAACGGGGGTTCCCCAATTCCCCCGAGATTGGATGATTCCCGGATTCCCCGGAAGCATTCATGGAACTCGTCTAGAGCTGTCCCCTCAGTTACACTGTGTAACAGGGGAGGATACAGGTTCCCATCAGCCAAAGTGAGAGACACTTGGGGCAGAGTCTGGGAGGGTTTCCAGTGCAAAGCTTCCGTCGTCCTCAGGAGGCCTTACTGTCCTGTATCCAGTGTGTGACAGTGCACGGGGAGCATGGCCGCCAGGGATGCTCACACTGTGCAAGTGAGCAGTTACTGTAACACTTACTACAATGGTCACGAAGACTCAATTCAAGCCATAGGCGTCAAGAGTCATGTCATAGGGGAGAGAGATTGGGCTCATCTTGAATAGAGTGAAGACCGGTAGGGATTTCTAGCCGAGGAgcagggcgggggcaggggatgggaaatCACTAAGAGGAGACTTCATGGTGGTCAGATTCCTGCTAACCTGAACGCACAGGGTTCTTGTTCACTGGGCATGGCAGGCTGTGAAGGGCAGGGCACAGATGACCAAGGTCAAGGCGCAGTCAGGAGGATGCTCATAAGAGCCAGGGTAACCTGTGGTCCAGGACAGAGTATTTTTCAGCCCGATCCTTAGGACAGAGTTTtactggggctcagtctcatctGCCTGCATGGCTGACCTgtgaccttctgctccccctggaGGCCAGTTTCTAGATCCTGGTGGTCACAGCTGACAGCTTATGACCCAAAGACTCCATAATCCTAGTAGCATAGTCAGGCTATCCTGAGCCCAGACCATAGTCAGGCTGTCCCGAGGCCAACGGCCCAGGCAAAGGAAGACAGTCGTATCGTTCTAGGACACTTGACATCCTAGGTGGGGCCTGgagctcccttctcagtgccagggTGAGAGCAGATCTCTGTGGGGAAGTTCATCCCTCAGCACAGAACGTTTCTCCGAATGGAGGTTTTCCCGCTCCAACCGTGCTCCCCTTTCTTCATCTGCAGAGTTCCCAGTCTACAGACACTGTGGTACTGACTGTGGGGCCCTGTCCTTGACTGCGAGGCCGTCTTCCTCCAATAGCCACTATTTAAGAGCCTGTGAGGATGACACGGACTTATTTACTCCCCGACTGGTGTGTGTTATGGAGCATGAGCAGTGTACGGAACGTGTGTAACATTGGGGGAAGGATTCTTTGCATTTGTAACATTCTTTTCCATTTGGTTTGCAATCAAAGTTCTGTGGTGTATGTAGGTTAGAGCAAATGgagcccattttccagataagctTCTCCTAATCCCTTGACCTTCCCTGTTacagggaggaggcagaagcCCTACGTGAACTTCTGAACGAGCTGCAAGGAGCCAAGGATCTGGAGGCCGAAGAgcagcagggcagggagaggtttCTGGATAAGTTTCCCCGGTTGAAAGCGGAGCTTGAGGAGAGTATAAGAAAGCTCCACAAGTGTGCAGATGATGTTGACAGGGAACACAGGGACCGCACCATCTCCAACGTAGTACTGAGCTCCGCTACTTTTGTGTCTGGCGTCCTGGACAATATTCGTCATATTCTGGAACTTTATGTACCTGCAGAGTGGCTGGGAGCAGTATCCTCTGTGACCGAACTGTGCAGCATCCTTGTGGAATTGTGCAGCGAGTCTTCCGCTGTTGATGAAGCGAATCGCCTGATATCAAGTGACACTGATGAAGATGAGGTATTTCAAAAGTTTCGGGATCGCCCCAGAGACTCTATTTCTTCCTCAGGAACTGATTTACGCAATGAGCTAAAGGAACTTGCAAATAAAGTTCGTGCCATCAAGGAAGCCAGGGGGAACCCTGAGCTGGCTGTCCAGGCCCAGTGCCTCACGACAGGTTTGCCTGTCTCAGGTGGAACTGCCAGGCGGGTGCAGAACACTTTTCGAGGCACTGCTCTGGCAATGACCAGAGGAGCCCGGATCGGGAGTGCAGTTTCCTCAGTTCACTCGCTTGGGTCAGATGTGCATGATCTTGTGAAAGACTCAGGGCACTTGCAAGAGGGAGCAAAGGCAGAGTCTGCTGAAGACATGAGGGGACAGGCCCGGGAGCTGGAGAGCAAGTTGGAGAAGCTCAGTGAGATCGATGAACGTCTGAAGGAGGACCCGTCTCCGTGATCCCcgagcagagcagggagcagggacaggggtgggacAAAGACATGGAGGTGCCTTGTTAGAGGGGGGGAAAGGGTTGGGGTGTTGGGATGGACTGTTGAGGAATTAGGCATTTCTGAAGctgagccagggagggaggggttaatgcagggcaggcagggggagtgaaggaggggaaggaacaTGAAACCTGGAATAAGGACGGAGGGGACAGACAGTGAGGGGAAGGGACGAAAGGGGACACAGGGGACATGGGTCAAGAGACGGGTGGAGGAACAAGTAATGGAAAGGCCAGAAATAATAAAGTTAGAATTGTTGGAATGTGTGAGAAGAGGACGGGTTTGATTTTGTCGTCTTCATTCTTAGTTCTGAGCCTTCCTGAAGTTGACAAATGCTGTTCAGGGTAGGATTTGACCAGGGATCTGAGCAAAGACCAATAAGGTTGTCCACGGGGTGACGCATGCGGCCAGGTCACAAGTGACCCCGACCCGTGGCTCCCCTTCCACGACCCATGAGTGACCAGGTGCCGGCAGCATGGACGCAGTCGCCTCAGGTGACAGTCTCTGCCAGCCACTGTGATGGCTTCAGAAGTCCCTGCTGTCCCATGTCCAGTTTGCAACCCCCACTCGGGccacccccgccccggtcccTAGACAGAGGGAGACCCGGCaggtggggtccctgctctgaaACATGAGTCCTAAGGTCCAGCAGGGCCCAGTCCAGCACGCGTCCCCacgggatggagggatggggtgggggtgccgGTCGTGAGCCCCCGTCTGCTGACTGTCCCAGCCTCTGCCTGATGGTGCTGTGGCGTCGGCCAGACACCTCCCTCCGCGGTGTGAGGGTGACTCTCCCGCTGAGCCGGGGTCACTGTCCCCGAGGGCTGACATGGCTTATTGACCAGAGATTGCTCGAGACCCCGACTCTGGAACTGTGGTCATCCTGGGTGACTTTCCTTGTGATCGTTGGGCGTGAAGAGGAGCCTGATTTTATAGTCACTAGATCTTTCGGGTCCCCAGGTGGGGCGGACTCGGCGCTCGTCCCTGCAGGTCAAAGACACCGAATCCTCACCTCAGGGGCCTGCAGCCCCAGCCTGGCCGCCGCCCTGCAGGGCCGTGATCCTGGAGCTCGGCGAGGTCCACACACTGCGAGGCCACGACACACAGGCATGAGACCCTCGGGCCGCAGCTCCCAGGGATGTCGTGTCGCGCTCCGCATCTCACCGTGGTTCCATCATGGCAGCAGGTGAACCGCCAGCTCGGGAAAGGGAGAACAATCAGGAGGAAGGGAGTTCACACAACAATGAGCAACAAGGAGCCGAGGAAGGTGACGTGGACGAACAGCTTCAGCCACGTGTCTGAGGTCCGAGTGTCAGTGTGGCCTTGACTTTCGGCTCCTTCCCTGAGTGGCTGGACCCAAGCCACCACCTGTCCCCTCACCTGGCTTTCCCCATCTGCCAATGACGCTGACCTCCCGGGCCACCCCCGAGGTGATCATCACAAACCTTGGGGTGCGATTCTTGGGTCATCAGTCTGTCACTCTGTCCTTCCCTCAATGCTAGGGAGGAGACATGATGCCCGGGGACACTTGCCCAGATGGGAGGGTCAGGTTGGCTTCCCTGTGTGCAGGTGCACGGCCCATTGCTGTCCAGACTCTGCAAACCTCGCAAGTCGTGCGGCCCTTCCCCCTCGGCTTCTGTGTCGGTGCAGGGGGCTGGGAGCTCCCAGAGCTGCTGTGGGCACCAGACAGGACTGCGTGGACGGGGTCCGCCCAGCGCCTGGTGCACCCCTAGTTCTGTCCACTGTTGAGAACAGCAGGGGTTCCTCAGCTGTCTCCTGCCAGCGTCTGCAGCCTTGCCAGGGCACTTGGCCACCAAGGCCGGGTGTCCTGGGACTGTCCTGGCATCAGGGACAAGTCTAGAGAGATCTGATTAGATCcgaggggggaagggaagacaggGACATGGTGACCAGAGAAGGGGATTTCGACCCCTCGCCCACATGTCATGGGAGCAGAGTAGGGCACAGGGACTCTGCCAGGGAGGCTGCTggagggcttctcagaggaggtgatgCCCGAGTGGGGCTCTGAAGTATGAGCCTGATTTTTCCAGGTGGTGAGGCGGGTGCTCCTGGCAGAAGGATCTGCATCAGCAAATGTCTGGAAGCCACCGGTGACATTTAGTGGCTGCCATATGGCAAGTACGTGGTGAGCACCTGATATGTTGGGGACAGGGAGGTGAATAGGGCAGGCATGGTAGTGGGGGGTGcggcaggagggacagagaggaagggctGGGAACAAGCCCTGGGGTTGTTAGTGGGTGGGGGAGTCCTTTGCTGAGGTTCCCACAGTGTGTCAGTGGCAGGAAGTGCTGAGCGGAGAAGGACCTGGAATGTCAGGTGTGGGCTTGTTCCTTGGAGGGAGTCAGGACAGCTGAGGGTGGGCGAAAGGGTGGCACC
This DNA window, taken from Meles meles chromosome 7, mMelMel3.1 paternal haplotype, whole genome shotgun sequence, encodes the following:
- the LOC123946305 gene encoding apolipoprotein L3-like translates to MTSEARELFPESESFLKEVIKTLQNSVVREMLHVLLTDDEDWERFLAEATLSREEAEALRELLNELQGAKDLEAEEQQGRERFLDKFPRLKAELEESIRKLHKCADDVDREHRDRTISNVVLSSATFVSGVLDNIRHILELYVPAEWLGAVSSVTELCSILVELCSESSAVDEANRLISSDTDEDEVFQKFRDRPRDSISSSGTDLRNELKELANKVRAIKEARGNPELAVQAQCLTTGLPVSGGTARRVQNTFRGTALAMTRGARIGSAVSSVHSLGSDVHDLVKDSGHLQEGAKAESAEDMRGQARELESKLEKLSEIDERLKEDPSP